The genomic DNA ACGGACTTGAAATAAATTATGACAAAAAAGGGGACGGGTATCCTGCGGCCGGGACTAGAAATATAGCAGCCTGTGTAGGAAATAAGGTATGTCCTAAGGGACAGTACAATACTACTGAATTTGCACGAAAGATAGAAAAGGCGGTGTTTCCGAATGATTTTCATTTCAAAGTCGCATTGACAGGCTGTCCTAATGACTGCCAAAAGGTAAGAATGCATGATTTCGGAATAATAGGTATGACTAAGCCTGTTCTTGATGATACGAAGTGTGTGTCATGCGGAATGTGTGTCAGAAAATGCCAGAAATTATCTACAGGTGCTATTAAAGCTGAAAACTACAGACCTGTCAGAGATCATGACAGATGCATAGGATGCGGGGAATGTGTGCTGAACTGTCCTACCGGAGCCTGGACAAGAGATGAAAAAAAATATTTCAGACTAGCGGTAATGGGAAGAACAGGGAAAAAGAATCCGCGTCTTGCCGAGGATTTCGTTCTTTGGTGTAATGAGGAATCAATAATAAAAATAATACTGAATACATATGAATATGTGGATAAATATATAGACAGATCACTGCCGAAAGAGCATATAGGCTATATAGTGGACAGAACTGGTTTTATGGAGTTTAAAAAATGGGTTTTAAAAGATGTAG from Sebaldella termitidis ATCC 33386 includes the following:
- the asrC gene encoding sulfite reductase subunit C is translated as MDINRKKVTKNAFRVTKIRDKTALRVRVPGGEISGDLMSVVVNIANTYGNGQIHMTTRQGFEILGINWEDMDKVNKMLQPLLDGLEINYDKKGDGYPAAGTRNIAACVGNKVCPKGQYNTTEFARKIEKAVFPNDFHFKVALTGCPNDCQKVRMHDFGIIGMTKPVLDDTKCVSCGMCVRKCQKLSTGAIKAENYRPVRDHDRCIGCGECVLNCPTGAWTRDEKKYFRLAVMGRTGKKNPRLAEDFVLWCNEESIIKIILNTYEYVDKYIDRSLPKEHIGYIVDRTGFMEFKKWVLKDVVFPDIAVVKQMINWSGIKYPGIE